The genomic interval GTTTGTGCGCCATCAAATGAGTGGTTACATAGAGTGAAGCGTATTCGATGATGAATAATTTAATTCAGCAGACAGTGCAATTGCATCAAGCTAAAAATTAGTCTGAAGCCAGGAGCATCGACGACTATCTTTGAAGGCTGAATCCGAAAGATTTTGATGCTTTGTTACTTGCAGGGCTTATGCCAGCCAAGCTTGACCGATCGGACCTAGTAATAGAGCATTTATTAAAAGCATTAAAAATAAACAGTAAGTCTGAGGCAGAACACTTTTATAGGCAAACTCTGCTTGTGAATCCAAAAAATATTAGGGTTTTACAGGAATTAGGCGCTTTTCAAATGCGCAAAGGACAATTTCAAGGGGCCTTCGATTTCTATAAAAAGGCGTTGGAATTAGATCCCAATAATGCAAAGTCACTGAGTGATATTGGAGAAGCTCAAAGAAAACTAGGATATTACTGGAGGCTATCCAGGCTTTAGAGCGCTCACTCAGGCTGGAGCCTAGCAATCCTGAGGCACTTAATAGGTTGGGAAATGCCTACCCCCACCAGTATGGGGGGCAGTTGGCAGATGCAAAAACCTCGCTTGAGGATACGCTGACGCTCGATCCTGCAAGGTCTGATGCATATGTCAGTCTTGGAAATGTATTGAGAGAGATGGAGTTGCCTATTGAATTAATGCTAGCTTATGAAAAGGCGCTCTGGCATGCGATCCTCTTTCTGGTGCAGCAATGGTAAATAAGGGGTAGCTATGGACTGCCGCTGCATAATATCTAGAAGCTTTGCAGGCGTTTAAGCGTGCTTATGAAATGAGTCCCGATTGTAAGAATTGATCGGGCGCAATATTGAATACCCAACTTCATCTATGTGAATGGAGTGAATTTGACGCCCACCTAAAGGAGCTGCAATCCAAGCTCCAAAATGGCGGGACAGGCTTGGAGCCTTTTATTGTCCTTACAATTTTCGATTCGCTGAAAATTCAAAAAAGGCGGCTGAAATTTATTTCAATGGTCAATTTAGCAATACAAGACAGCGAGCAAACATCAAAATTGAGCATTCCTCTCCAACTAAGCAAATTGTTGTTGCTTATCTTGCAGCAAATTTTAGGGCCCATCCACTTTCATTCTTAATGACAGAGTTATTTGAGGTTCACGATAGGGAAAAATTTGAAATGTTTGGAATTTCTTTCTCATCGGTCAAAGATAAAATGCAGCAAAGAACCTCAGCATTTGATTAGTATGCGCAAGCTCACTATAAGTCAGAACAAGAAATTATCGACCTCATGACTCATAAGGGTGTGGATATAGCCATTGATTGGGGAGTGATACCCAAAATTCAAGGTTTGGTTTATTTGTTCGCAGGGTGGCGCCAGTCCAAATGAGCTATTTAGGTTATGTAGGAGCCATTGGCTCTAACTGTATTGACTACACATTGCAGATGATGAGATCATTCCTGAATCGGCCCAAAAATACTACTCTGAGAAGATCGCCTACTTACCCAGTTACCAGGTAAGTGATGCTAAACGGGCTATCTCTGAGCGGATTTTTACAAAAGCAGAGTTAGGAATTCCTGAGGATGCCTTTGTGTACTGCTGCTTTAATAATATTTTCAAAATATTGCCAGAAGTTTTTACGAGTTGGATGGAAATTTTGAAGCAGGTGCCCAAGAGTGTTTTGTTCCTATATGCCCATAATGAAGAGGCTGATAAAAACCTCACACAAGAGGCAATCAAAAGAGGAGTTGATCTGGCTCGTCTAATTTTTGGAAGTAGGTTACCGCCGGCTGAATATTTAGCGAGATATAAAGTGGCTGATTTATTCCTAGATACATTCCCTTATAACGCTGGCACTACCGCAAGTGACTCTTTGTGGGTTGGGGTTCCTATTATGACACGGCAAGGTGAAACATTTGCTAGTCGAGTCGCAAGTAGCTTGCTAAACGCTATTGATCTCCCAGAGCGGATTACCAAGACAACGCGGGAGTATGGGGCTCTTGCATCTAGTTTTGGAAGCTCCCCCGAGACATTGCAAGCCCTTAGAGATAGATTGGATCAAAACAAGCTAACTACACCGCTATTTGATACGGTGACATTTGCTAGAAACTTAGAGCAACTCCATTTCACAGCCCATGTTCAGGCCCGGTCTGGTCATGGATTTCAGACTATCCGCCTTATTTCTGGTTAATAGATTT from Polynucleobacter necessarius carries:
- a CDS encoding tetratricopeptide repeat protein; this translates as MLLAGLMPAKLDRSDLVIEHLLKALKINSKSEAEHFYRQTLLVNPKNIRVLQELGAFQMRKGQFQGAFDFYKKALELDPNNAKSLSDIGEAQRKLGYYWRLSRL